The segment aatattttgtaattttaaagaatttttgtaAATTCCTTTAAGAATCTCTACTTTGTAGATTGTCTTTAATCTCAACAATTGACGTATTTTAAATTAGACTGTTGGATCATGaaaagctcaactataaatagggtATTTCCCTTTCATGTGTATTGACTTTATTTTTGAGTAATAGTGACAATATCTACTTAAACACTTGGAGTGTTATTGCTTTTTTgtagtttttattttttgtttgttttttactTCTTCAGAGTTTGCTTTcattttattttgatgcctagaAAAATTTTAGTTGTGAATTCTTATATTTCTAAAGGTAGACTCATTTAAACGAATTTGaagctatttttttttttttaacctaaACCGCACAGTTTACTATATTTGGAAAGCTGACTTGAACTTCGAAGATACTATCAATCTCCAAACACATACTTGAAAGAATGATTTATGAACAAAACCCGCGAACTCTTAACTCCACCATCTCTCGCTCTCAATTATCGTCTCAAtttatttcccttttttttttctttctgaaAACATGTCTCGAAAGAGAGATAAACCCTACCTCTCCTGTCACGCCCCAGCTTCCATCTCTAAACGGCGTCGTCCTCTGCCACCTCACCCGCCACCTCCGCCGTCTTCTGAGAATGAGGCCAAGCCAAAGCCGCCACCGGCTGTTATTGTCATGGGTCTTCCCCCGAATTGCTCGGTGCTCGATTTGAAGTCGAGGTTTGAGATCTACGGTTCGATCTCTCGCATCCGCATCAATTGTGATGCTGTCGGTTACATTGTATACCGCTCTAAGGAATCCGCCGAGTCCGCCATTGCGGCTTCCCTTGATTCCTCTTTCGGCATTACCGTTGATTCCAAAAGGGTAATTATATAATTAACTGTGTTTAGTTTTTCAGTTCTTGTTTGGTTACTTTTTATAATTGAATCGGTGCTTCCTTTTGATCCTAATTTGAGTAAATTAACCAAGTTGGATAGCTTTAAGGTTGAATTAAAAATAAGAGAgtcgattaacttgaaatttttaccttTAAAGAGGAACTGAAGTGTTATAATTTAGAGTTTTAAGGTTGCATTGAAACTAAAAGAGTCAATTAAATGGAAATTTAATTATCCTTTAATGAGGAACTCAAGTTACAATTAGAGCTTTAAGGTTGATTTGAAACTAAGAGAGTCAAATTGAAAATTCTTTAATGAGGAGCTGAATTTACAATTTAGAGCTTTTATAGTTGTAAGCTTAAAGAGTGAAGTTAGAATTTAGAGCTTTCAGGTGGAATTGAAACTAAAAGAGTCAATTAAGTTGAAAATTTTACCTTTAATGAGGAACCGAAGTTAGAATTTAGAGCTTTAAGGTTGAATTGAAACTTAAAGATTGAATTACATTTAAAGTTTTATCCTATAATGAGGAACTGAAGCTAGAATTTAGAAgtttcaaaaaaagaaaagaaaagagttagaATTTGGAGCTTTAATGTTGAATTGAAACTTAAAAACTTCATCGAAATGAAATTTTAACCTTTAACAAGGAACTGAAGTTAGAATTTAGAGCTTTGAGGTTGAATTGAACTAAAGGAGTctgttaaattgaaaattttactttttaatgAGATGAAGTTCAGATGTAGAGCTTAGCAGTTGACGCTCAACATCAAGAAGTTTGAATTCTGAATTGTGATTTTGCTTGCAGGTTCAAGTTTTGTGGGCAACCGATCCTTTAGCTCAATGGAGAGACGGAATAGGGGTTAATGCTAATAACGATAAAGGGGCAACATCTTCATCAAAGCTCTTGCGGCCTGAGGTGCCTTTAAGCAGGCATGGAAGAAGTAATAAGCTTGCATCAACCATAGTCAACCCAAGAACCACTGATGATGGTTCTTCAATGTTAGAATTGCCATTTAAAGGTAGAGAAATTGTTGCCTATGATGACATTCTCTAATGCAGGACGTGTGAGTGTTCTTGGGATCTGTCTACTTTGTAACAATAGTGCTAGTTGTTATGAATTAGGTTCATTTTCACTCTAATTTCTAGAAATCTAATGTTTTTAGGGTGAAAATGGTTTGTGTGTTGGAGTTGGAGAAATGAGTTGAAGGAATGGTGTTGTTTTAGTTTATGGCCTTCTAAAGATGTTCCTCTAGTAGCAAAGAATGgaatgttttctttattttatttatattgatCATAGTTTTTTTGTTATATattttttgatatgttttgaaagATTCAAGTGTTTCTTGATTGTTGAGTATGGGTGTTTGTTTAAAATGCCATGTGCCTCAGGTTTCAATGTTGGTGAATTTTTTCATTGGAGATTGATAGTGTTATGCTTATTGATTCTAACGTCGCTATGATTCCCCAAGACTGCAAGTCTAAAGCGGGGTGGGATGGCTTTTTTCTCCCAAAATTTATGTTTCTCTGATTTTTTTCAAGTATTTGTGTGACGCATATTTTAATATGAATAGAAGACATAATCCTTCCCAGATCTTCCAAAGTTATTTAAAAAATGATAATTAAGAGATCGATTGTATTCATGGCAAATATAGTATATATGTGTGTTATCTAAAACCCATAAAACACTGTATTGTTGTCGTATCTTGTGTGTTACACTTACCACAGCAGATGATTGTCAGCCGCACACTTGGAGAAGGTCTTCGACATTGGCCTTAATCATTGCAAttctctaaaaataatatttggtATTTGTGTTACCTTAGATCGGAATTTacttattttctaaattttttcatATATGGGATGATTAAACTACTTCCATGACTTGAATTTTAAACcggaatttaaatattatttgaatTAGAAATTTACAATCCTTAAGTTAGAAAAAAAAAGTGGTTTAAATTTGAAAAagtttaggtaaaaatattagGCCTAAAAAtagattttgataaaaaataatatagGTTGAGTTTGGGCTTGAGCATTTAAGTTTTGAATCTTCCTCGGCCTAACtcgtttttaaattttaatattttatattatattattttttatatattatgtaatttataacatataaaaattaaatctataataatatataatagcaatataatgtaaacattaaaaatgttaataagataattaaatataaaattttaataaaataaaattataaaacataaaattaaaataatataaatatatattttaaattattttaaaaataatatgtgacaaattcaaacaaaataactttatatttcaatttaaattcaactgaaacaaaatataaattatattaataccaTAGATAAACTTCACCTGACCCAAAACCGACCCGGCCCACCTCTACTTCCATTTCATTACTGGCGCCTGGGGAGCAAATAACAACGGAAGACTTCATCAACCCCCTCGCACCCCTCACAGCTTTATAATTTGCAGAAAAGAATAttacagaaaaaaaaaattggtaaagATAATGAATGCTGCAGTGTCTTTTATAGGAGGAACCAACGGCAACAAGAAAGGCTTGTCGGCAACTCTAGCAGCTAATCCAGGAGACCTTAAGCTCCGAGCATCGCTTTCAGACACAAATTTTTCCGATGGCTCCACATTGAACTTTGATGACTTGTTGCTGTCAGTTGAGAAGCCTGGTTCTTTCATCATCGACTTTGACATCACCAAAAAGGTGATAATTTCGTTTATGCATTGCAAGTGTTTGTCAAAATGACTTTTACTTAATTTGCCTTGGCTTTTCTTTTTCTACTCAGGATGTTCAGTTTCAGTTCATGAACACTTTTAAGGTGGAAGGAAAACAGATAAATTGGAGTTACACTCACATGAGGAACGACCATCGGACAGTATTGGATGGGACCTTGGTCTTTGATACAGCCAACAAATTATCTGCAAGGCATGAGCTCGGGTCTTTTAATTGCAAATTGAAGTACAGTTATGTGCACAGAGGGTCGACAACGTTTGAGCCTTGCTATGATT is part of the Gossypium arboreum isolate Shixiya-1 chromosome 5, ASM2569848v2, whole genome shotgun sequence genome and harbors:
- the LOC108477303 gene encoding uncharacterized protein At1g27050 yields the protein MSRKRDKPYLSCHAPASISKRRRPLPPHPPPPPSSENEAKPKPPPAVIVMGLPPNCSVLDLKSRFEIYGSISRIRINCDAVGYIVYRSKESAESAIAASLDSSFGITVDSKRVQVLWATDPLAQWRDGIGVNANNDKGATSSSKLLRPEVPLSRHGRSNKLASTIVNPRTTDDGSSMLELPFKGREIVAYDDIL
- the LOC108477282 gene encoding outer envelope pore protein 24A, chloroplastic-like isoform X1, which gives rise to MNAAVSFIGGTNGNKKGLSATLAANPGDLKLRASLSDTNFSDGSTLNFDDLLLSVEKPGSFIIDFDITKKDVQFQFMNTFKVEGKQINWSYTHMRNDHRTVLDGTLVFDTANKLSARHELGSFNCKLKYSYVHRGSTTFEPCYDLEKKSWDLAVSRRILGGDLIKANYETLSQVLGVEWSCSSLVNEDGRVKVLASFNLAEGFHTPKLSVQSMWNFQA
- the LOC108477282 gene encoding outer envelope pore protein 24A, chloroplastic-like isoform X2, whose product is MNAAVSFIGGTNGNKKGLSATLAANPGDLKLRASLSDTNFSDGSTLNFDDLLLSVEKPGSFIIDFDITKKDVQFQFMNTFKVEGKQINWSYTHMRNDHRTVLDGTLVFDTANKLSARHELGSFNCKLKYSYVHRGSTTFEPCYDLEKKSWDLAVSRRILGGDLIKANYETLSQVLGVEWSCSSLVNEDGRVKVLASFNLAEGFHTPKLSVQNC